Part of the Marinifilum sp. JC120 genome, CGCAAAGAAACTGACCGGGCTGGGAAAGTTCACGAACCGGTGTCAGAGGTTTGCCGTAAAGCTCAAGGGCGTCCTGCTCGCTGAGGTGAACGTGACGGGCGGAAAGCTCTACAGGAATAGGCTCGCTTGCTCCGGTAGATACGGAAACGTGCGGAGCTTCGGTCTTCAGCTGGTCGATTACGCCTTTGATGACCCCTTCCATGATATTATTAATGACTTGTTCGTTCATGCTCATTTCTGTGTGAAAAATATTGTCCGTTCTGATCAGGTATCGCGCCGGGCGCGGTACGGCCTACTTTAATATGGCCGGGGAAGGAAAGAGCATGCGGGCAAAGCTTTCCTCCCCCGGCCTTGATGCCTCCGGCAAACCGAAGGCATTCAAGACTAATTAACCTTCAGACTTAGGAAGGATGATTTCAACTTCGCCGTGGGGGCGGGGGATTACGTGTACGCTGATGAGTTCACCAACGTTCTGAGCAGCTGCTGCGCCAGCGTCAGTTGCTGCTTTAACAGCACCAACATCGCCGCGAACCATAACGGTTACGAGACCGCCGCCAACCTGAGTCTTACCGACCAGAGTTACGTTTGCTGCTTTTACCATTGCGTCAGCAGCTTCAACAGCGCCAACGAGACCTTTGGTTTCAATCATACCCAGTGCGTTCAATGAGGACATTTTTGTTCTCCTTTAAATTGATTTATCGGCCTTTCGGCCACCCTCTATTCCCTGTACGGGAATCGCTTTTTATATTTTCGAGCGGGAAGTTCAGACTTCCGGCTATACCATCTGCTTAAGCTGCTCGACGATCATGGCAGTGATTGCCTGAACATCGATGGACTCGGAATCGGATGCATGAGCCGCAGGAGCGGATTCGCAAGAAAAATTTCCGAGATCGTAAGCCATTCTTCTCACGTTCATGAGGTTGAGCGGAGTAACGTTATCTGAAGTGGAGCTTCCGCCTACAGTACCGCAACCAAGGGTAAAAGAGGGGAAGAGAGAGGTAGTGAGGCCTACAGCACCGTGGGTGGACGGAGTGTTAACCAGCATTCTGGAAACAGGCTTCTTCATACCGAATTCACGGATAACTTCTTCGTTCTTGGAATGGATGGCCAGGGAATGACCAATGCCGCCGTTTTCGAGCAGCGCGTGGCACATCTCGCAAGCACCTTTCCAATCTTCAACAACGTAGAAACCAAGCAACGCGGTAAGTTTTTCCTTAGAGAAAGGATACTTGTGACCGACACCTTTTTCGTCAGAGACGAGCAGGCGGGTTCCGGCAGGCACGGAAATTCCGGCCAGCTTGGCAATGTAACCGGCATCGCGGCCTACGATTGCGGGGTTCATAGAACCGTTACCGCGTTCCATGACAGCTTTAACCTTGGTCAGGTCTTCGCCGTAAAGGAAGTAACCGCCCTGTGCGATAACTTCAGCTTTGACCTGCTCGGCAATGCAGGACTCGGTGATAATGGACTGCTCGGATGCGCAGACAGTACCGTTATCAAAGGTCTTACTTGCAAAAATCTTGGTGACCGCATCTTTAATGTCAGCGGATCTTTCAATGTAGGCGGGAACGTTACCAGCACCTACGCCGAGAGCGGGGGTACCGGAGCTGTATGCAGCCTTAACCATGCCCGGACCGCCGGTTGCGAGAATGAGATCGGAAACTTTCATGAGCTCGCCGCTACCCTGAATGGTAGGCACGCTCATTACGCTAACCAGATCTTCACTTACGCCGCAGTCGTGCAGTACGGAACGGATAATTTCAACGGTCTTACCGATACATTTCTTTGCACTGGGGTGCGGGGTGAAAACAATCGCGTTCCCGGACTTCAAGGCAATCATGGATTTGTAGATAGTCGTAGACGTGGGGTTGGTGGAGGGAACGATCCCTGCAATAACACCCATGGGAACGGCGATCTCGACAATCTTCTTTTCCTTGTCGTCGCAAAGCACACCGATGGTCTTCATATCTTTGATGGCTTCGTAAAGGCTCTGACTTGCAAGAACGTTCTTGGTCTTCTTGTCTTGAACCTTACCGAAACCGGTCTCTTCAACAGCGAGTGCTGCAAGGGACTCCGCCTGAGCGTAAGCTGCTTCGGAAATAGCCTTTACAATGCCGTCAACCTGTTCCTGAGTCATTTCCACCAGATCAGCCTGTGCTGTTTTAGCGGCACGAACCAGTGAACGGGCTTCTTGAATGGACAATAAATCCTTGTCTACCATTGGATTACTCCTCTATCTGCCTGGTAACATTTATAATCGCGTCAATAAGTGTCTTCTTGGTGGCTTTCTTGACCTCTTCATTGGTCAAGGAAATACCGTCCAAGTTTCTGGCAATCTGCCGGACCTTACTGATTTTCATTTTCCTGAGTTCCGCTGCCCGATACTTCGGGTCTTCCTCTGCCGGGGCAACTTCCTTTACTTCGGGAGCAACCGGGGCTTCAGGTGCGAACTCTTGCACTGCCGGGGCTTCGGATTCCTTTTTCGGAGATTCCAAAGTTTCGACTTTTTCTTCCGCAGGAGCTGGTTGAGTCTGCTCTGCCGCAGAAGCGGGAGATTGTGCTACTTCCCGTGAAATTTCTTCAGCTTTCGCAACAGGCACGCTGGTTGCGATAATCTTTTCCAGTTCATCATAGGGACGGGCGATCACATGACGGGAAACCAGCTCTGCACCTTCAATGCGTGCGATAGCTGCTGCCCCGGCCTCAACAGAGGCCTGCACTGCGGAAACCTCGCCGCAGACAGTGATGGTCACCAGTCCGCCGCCGGAAATATTCTTTTCCAGAAGATTTACTGCGGCGGCCTTAAGCATTGCATCCGCGCCTTCAATGGCGGCCAGCAGTCCTTTCGTTTCAATGAATCCAAGTGAGTTCATAGCTCTGTTCTCCCTAATCGCTGCTTTGTCTTAGTGTCTAACCACTGAGACCGGAAAATTGTACTTACTGATGGCCTGCTCAATGCGTTCGAGATCGGCATTGCTCAATTTGGGGTCACCTTCCACCGGATATTCCCAACCGAGTTGGGTGTACTTGTTCACGCCCATCTTGTGGTATGGAAGCAGATCCACCCCTTTGAAATTTTTAAGATCCTGATAAGGCTTGAGCATTTTCACAAGTTGCAGAACTTCTTCTTCGCCGTCGTTTACGCCCTTGAGCATGGGCATTCTGATCTTGACGTTGTTCCTGTTCTCAAGGAGCCAGATCAGATTCTGGAGAATCATCTCATTACGCACACCGGTAATTTCGCGATGACGCTCGGAATTCATGTGTTTGACGTCGTAAAGGAAGAGATCCACGAATGGAGCCACTTTTTCGATAACTTCAGGACGGGCATAGCCGCAGGTCTCAATGGCGGTGTTGATGCCGCGCTGCTTGCAGGCCTGAAGCAGACTTGCTGCTGCCTCGGGCTGGGCCAAAACCTCTCCTCCGCCGAGAGTCACACCGCCGCCGGAAGTTTCGTAAAAAGGGCGATCCTCTTCGATCATCTCGACAAGTTCGGAGATGCTCTTTGATTCACCAACGATTGCCAGAGCACTTTGCAAGCAGGCATGTTCACACTTGCGACAGCCCACACACTCGGCATCACGGTCGATGAAATGTTTTCCTGCTCCGTCCATTTTATGGACACCGGCGGGACAGACGGAAACACAGTTTCCGCAATTTACACACTGATCCTGCTTATAAAGGATCTGGTAGCGTTTATACTGTCCCTCGGGATTCGAACACCATTCACAGCGCAGGGGGCAACCCTGGAAGAATACGAGAGTTCTCACTCCCGGACCGTCGTGCATATTGTATTTCTGTACGTTGAATATCTGTGCTTTTCTTTCAATCACGGTACTATTCTCTTGCTGTGCTGTTACTTCAAATCCCGAGGGACTTTTATTCAATCAGTAATTGAACCTAGATCGCGTTCATCATGGTACGGCTGATAATTTCATCCTGTACGTCTTTGCAGAGTTCTACGAAGAACGCGGAGTAACCGGCCACGCGAACAACGAGGTCACGGTACTTCTCGGGGTGCTTCTGAGCGTCGAGCAGGGTTGCGTTATCAAGGTAGTTGAACTGCATTTCGCCGTTACCCAGTGCGCTTGCAGTACGCATCAGGGTAATGATGGAGTTTTCACCTTCGGGGGTGTCGAGCAGTCCGGACATGATCTTGAAGTTATGAACCATACCGATATTCATCAGGTCGTTTGCCATCTTGGAAACAGACTTGATAACCGCGGTGGGTCCTTTGTAGTCCGCACCCTGAGTCGGGCTGATGCCGTCGGAAAGAGGCATCCATGCGTCACGTCCGTTCGCGGATGCGCCGAGGAGCTGACCGAAGGGAGTGTTGTTGGAGATAGACAAGGTTCCGTGGCTGAGTACGGAGTACAGGGTCTTGTACTTGCGGTGCTCAGTTTCGGTGAAGTGAACCAGATCAGCAGCGATCATGTCGGCGTAGTCATCGTCATTGCCGTACTTGGGTGCTGCGAGGCAGTCAGCCTTCATCTGATCAAATCCCTTAAATTCAGCAACGAGAGCTTCGTTCATCTGAGCAAGGGTGTACTTTTTGTCTTCATAAACCAGCTTTTTAATGGCGGCCATGGAGTCCGCGTAAGTGGCGAGACCGGACCAGACAACGCCGGGACCGAAGTTGTACATGGCGCCGCCGGAGGCTACGTCAAGTCCGGACTCCATGGTGCCTTCGTACATAAGGGACATGAGGGGTTTGGGAGCATGTTCCCTATGAACGCGCTGGGAAATTACAGTAGCTACGCTAGTCCACTTGGTAACGTATTTGATCATTTCCTTAACGGCACCTTCGAATTTCTCGTAAGTGTCGTAGGATTCAAGAGAACCCATATCCGGGCAAACCTGCTTGCCGTACCAGAGAGGCACACCGTGGTTCATGACCAGCTCGATGCAGATAGGCCACTGGGTGTAAGCAGTGGAGGTCCACTGGTAGAGACGGCCGGACTTCTGGGGTTCAACACAACCCATCAGGCAGTAGTCGCGTGCATCTTCCATGGATACGCCTTTAGCGAGCATCATCTTGATGTGAGCATCGTCAAAGTGAACTGCGGGAAAGCCCATGCCGGAACGAATAACATCAACAATTTTCTTTAGGTACTCGTGGGGAGATTTGTTGTGAACACGGGTAGCCAGAGAAGGCTGGTAGACCTTAACGTGACGGACTGCATCCATGAGCAAGTAAGTCAGATCGTTGGTTGCATCATAACCTTCACGGGTGACACCACCGACGCACATGTTAACGAAAGGCTGGTAACCGGCGAAGAACTTGGAGGCATCTTCACTGGTGATCCACATCATTTCGGACATCTTGATGAGCATACAACCGGCGAGGTCGAAAGCTTCATACTCGGTCATGCGTCCGGCTTCGAGGTCAGCCTTGAAGTAGGGGTACATGTACTGGTCAACACGACCGATGGACATACCGGTCTGGTTTTCTTCAACAACCAGCAGAGACTCAACAGTCCATACTGCCTGAATAGCTTCCCAGAAGGTTTCGGGCTTGTGTGCGGGCACACGGGCGTTGACTTCGGAAATCTTGAGCAGTTCAGCCTTACGCTTAGGATCAGTTTCCTGAGCGGCCTTTTCTGCTGCGTACTCGGACATACGCTTGGCGTAGATCATTACACCTTCAGCGGTGTCGATTACAGACTTGTAGAAGTAGATCTTGTCCAGATCGTCAGGGTTCTCATAATCGAGGTTGTCGAGGTGTGCCTGAGCTTCGGCTTTGATGTCGAGCATGCCTTTTTTCATAAGGATGACATCGTAACCGGGGTTGGAGTCACCACCACCGTTTACTGCGTGGTAGGAGCAATCGGAAACATAGGATTCACCGGAAAGTTCCCAGAGACCTGCTTCGCGATACTGGCCTTCGCAGTATTCGTCGATGGATTTGTTTTCCCAAAAGGGGAAAAGCTCTTCCTTCATGTATTTCTTGTCTTCTTCAGAAATATGGAAGGGGTCCTGCGGACGGGAACCGATGGTTTCCAACTCGTCTTTCATCCAGCGCCATGCGATTTCAGGAGAAAAAGAACCTCTGCGGGGTGCGCCGGAGGGGTTACCTACGATGAGTTCATTATCCTGAATTACCAGCGGAGCCTGTTCGCAGCTCGCTTTGAAGCTTTTACCACGCAGGATAGCTGCGGGCAGGCCGGGGAATTCTTTAGTAATCTCAGTCATCACGCGAGCGGACTCAACACTGATGGAGGGAACCTGCTTGAGGAAGTTCTCTTTCAGTTTAACGTGACGGTCAGTAGGACCATTGGGGATACCCTTGGTCTCGGTGCAGGATACCGCAGCAGCAGACTGCTCTGCTTTTTCTTTGAAAACCTCGGCAGAAACGCCCTCGAAAATTTTCTTCAACGAGGCACGTTCGGTATCAGTAAGGTTCTTGGTTGCTTCAGCAAGCTTGTTGGAAAAACTTTGAAGATCCACTGTATTTCCTCCGTTTAATGGATTTGATTCTTAGCGATCCGCAGGATCATCTATGGCTTCAATGGCCGTTTGCAGGATCTGTTGAATAACCTGCACCATATTGGAATCGTTTACTTTTGTTTTATATTGATCACCTGTCTGGCCATTCTGTCCCAGCACATCTTCCGCACGCCTAACCCCGCAACCGACCTTCCTGATATAGATAAGGTTCATGGGGGAGACGTTGTCGGAAGTAATCCCGAATCCGGCAGATGAACTGCCCAGAGTCATTGAGGGGAATAGATTGGTAGTGGCACCCATGCCGCCAAAAGCTGCCGGGGTGTTGACCAGAAGGCGGCCAACAGGCTTCTTGAGAGCGAACTGGAGAATCACGTCCTCATCTGCGGAGTGAATAACCAGTGTATGGGCATTCCTTTCGTGGAGCAGCAGCTCAATGCACTTTTCACAGGCGTGCATCCAGTCGTCCTCCACATAAAGGGCCAGAACAGGGGAAAGAAATTCTCTGTAGTAAGGGTCGGTGTCGGAAACGTATTTACGTTCCGCCACCAGTACGGTGGTATTTTCGGGCACGCTGAACCCGGCTCTACGAGCCAGTGTCTGAGCGGCTTGTCCGGCCATGCCTTTCCTGCGCTGTCCGTCAGGCGCGATGAACAGTGCGGCAAGAGCTTCGGCCTCGCTCTCGGACATAAAGTATGCCCCGCAGGAATTCAGCGACAAACGGACATCATGGGCAACACAGGAATCGACAACGATGGATTGCTCCGCAGAAGGAGCAATCCCGTTATCAAAAGTCTTGCTGGCAATGATATCTTTAACAGCCTGCCCAATGTCGGCAGAACGTTCGATAAAAGCCGGACCGTTGCCGGTTCCCCCGTAAATGACCGGTTTGCCGGTTTTCTGGGCATATTCGATCATCCCGGGAACTCCGGTAACCATGACCAGCGATATGTTCCTGTGATTCATCAGTTCACAGGTTCCGCTCTTGGTAACCGTCTCCAAATAGGAAAGACAGCCTTCAGGAAGCCCACAGGCTTCTCCGGCTTCGATCATGATATCCAGAACCCGGCCGATGCTTTTTACTGCACCGGGATGGGGGGAAAAAATAACACCGTTTCCAGATTTGATCGCAATCAGGGTATTATAAATTGTGGTTGAAACCGGACCGGTCACTGGACAAAGAGCAGCGATAACCCCAACGGGCACACCGATGTCGGTAATCTTCTTCTGCGGGTCTTCATTGATAACACCCACACAGCGCATACCGCGCAATTCCTTACGGACCTGATTACAGACGAAGCGGTTCTTGACCAGCTTGTCCTGCCATTTGCCGCCGTCAGTCTCTTCATGAGACATGAGCGCCAGCTCCTCAGCATGCTCCTCAACCGCGTCCGCAAGGTGCTCGACTATTTCATCAAGCTTCTCCTGCGGGAAGGTTGCCAGCTTTTTCTGTGCCTCGTGAGCAACTTCCGCCAGAATTCTGGCTTGCTGGATGGAGAGCAAATCGTTGTCAACAATCATCGCCTACCCCTTTACCTGTGACTGAAACGTTACTTTAATATCCGGTTCCGCCTGCTTCCGAATTAAGGGAGCAGGTTGTCGATTGCGTAAATCTTGGTGATCTGTTCCAGATCGCGATGGGGTGTGGGGATAACAAGAGATGCGTATACTTTCGCTTCCATCTGTTCCACAGCCTTCACACCTGCTTCAACAGCGGCCTGACAAGCTGCCACATCGCCCTGAACCAGTACGGAAATATATCCGGAAGCAACGTTTTCGTAGCCGATGAGCTCTACGTCTGCGGCTTTCATCATGGCGTCTGCCGCCTCAAGGATGAAAACAATACCGAATGTTTCAATTAAGCCCATTGCCCGGGGACGGGGGCCGGAGTAATCAGTATCGTCCGTGGTCTCCACACCATGAACAGACACGATGTCGCCGACGCCGCGAATGGGGCGGGGCATAACGTTCTGAGCAGTAAGTTCACCGATTTCAGCAGCAGTAGCAGCTCCGGCATCAACAGAAGCCTTTACTGCTGCGACATCACCCTTAACCATAACGGCTACGAGGGTAGAACCGATGTTTTCATAACCAACGAGTTTAACATCTGCTGTTTTAAGCATCTGGTCCGCGCCGCCGATGGACGGAACCATTCCGAGAGTTTCGATAAGCCCGAGGGCCTCTTCGCCTTGGTACCTCATGTAATCTCCATTGAGCTGGTATTGCAGTTCAAAACCATGACTTATGACTTTTGACGGATGCTTTTCTTAAGAATCCACCTTTTCCACATCCTGCAACCAGCCTAGCCCCTGACCTAAGGGGGAAGGTCAATAAGGATTTCACAAATTTAGCAACTTTTTTTGTAACACCTTAAAAAACAAGCCTTTTAAACAGTGACAATTTCGTCACGACAAAAACTACATGATTCTCGAAATCAATTAGATTATTCGCGCAATACATCTCTGCGAGTTTCATGTTCACCAAGCAAAATAAGGATTGAACCAACATTCAGTTTCAGATCTGTAACACGACAAAATTTGTCGATTTGCGGCACAGGAGTGTCAAATCATCAACTGATCAGCGACCCTAATTTGTCACACGAATGTAACGTTGTGAGCTTGTGTTTTATCTTTAACGAAGTAACTTGGTAGGTAATCGTGGGTAATTATTTTCTATTTTTTAAAGCAGAACTCTAAACTACTAATTTTATGGACATTATATCTTCTTTACCGATCTCCAAACCTGCATTAACAGGATCATTTCACAGCTAATCAAAAAAACCGCATTGACCTTCCCCTTAAGGGAAAGGATATAAATTTAAGAACTAGGACCTTCCCGCTAGGGGAAGGGTGTTTTTTCCCTGCTATGTGGAAGCGAATTCATAGACCAGTGATGTAAATGCAGGGATCGAGGGTGTGAATTTCAGATTAACTTTTAATGATTAAGGAGACGACCATGGGGGAAGCAACTATTGCAATCAACCCGGCAGCCGTCGCTGCAAAGCACAAGCTGGCGACCAGCTTTAAAAGAAAGGGTATTGTTATCGCCCTTCTTTCCGGACTGCTGTATGGTTTTTACACTGCATTCATGACTTTGGGCATGTCTAAAGGTATCTGGGTGGAATGGTACGGTGAGAATTCCGGACTGTCCGCATTTACGGTCATGTATCTCTTGAGCGCCATCGGCGCGGCAACCACCGACACATGCAGCGCACTCTGGGCTGTAGGTATTGCTGGCTTCCGCGGCCGTTTTGCCGACTTTGTTCGCTGCATCAAAACTAAACCCGGCATGGTAATGGTCGGTGCCGCGATAATCGGCGGGCCTCTTGCAAGTACCGCTTATGTTGTAGGCCTTCAGCTTGCCGGTTCTCTGGTAGTTCCCATTGCAGCACTCTGCCCGGCTGTAGGTGCTATCCTCGGCCGCTTCCTTTTTAAACAGGAACTCAATGCCCGCATGCTGATGGGTATCGCCATCTGCTTTGGCGCCAGCTTCATGATCGGCTCCACCAGCCTCGACGGCGCAGGCGGCCCCAACCTGATGCTCGGCCTCTTCTTCGGCTTTCTCGCAGCTGTATGCTGGGGTATCGAAGGTTGTGTATGCGGTTACGGTACTTCCATGATCGACCCCGAAATCGGCATCACTATCCGTCAGGTTACCGCTGGTTTCTCCAACCTTTTCATTCTCGTACCCCTGTTCGGCTTCATCGCACACGTTGATGCTTTCGGCATGGTCGCACAGTCTTTCACCGACAGCGAATCCATGATCTGGTTCGTACTGGCCGGTCTCTCCGCATACCTTACTTTCATGTACTGGTATAAAGGAAATGCCATGTGCGGCGCTGCTCTTGGCATGTCCTGCAACGGAACATTCTCCTTCTGGGGCCCCTTCTGCTGCTGGATTGTCCTTGGCGTTGCCATGGGTATGGAAGGCTGGGATATGCCTCCCGTCGCATGGGCAGCAGCAGTAATCATGGTAATCGGTATCTTTATCATCTCCATGAACCCCCTGGACCTGTTCAAGAACAACGAGGAGGCAAAATAATGATCCCTCTTAACTACGCTATCCTGAAGCACTTCACTAAAGTGGAAGAAGCCTGCGCTGACTGCGTCATGAACGCCCTTAAAGATCAGTACGGAACCTTCAAGGCTTTTAAAAAGCCCTCAGTCATCAACGCCCTGATGACCGCAGAAGCAAACGGACTCATTGAAGAGTCCCGCTTCGACCTCGACTCCAATCAGGAACTGCGCGTTTACTACCGCGCTCACGCTGAAGGAGCCGAAACAATCAATAACTACATCAAAGGTTAATAGCCAAATACCTCACCAAAGCAAGGGGAGCTGTCTCGCAGAGACGCTCCCCGCTTTCGTCTCTAGAGGTAGGCACATCAACGCACGGAAAGATTCTGTTGAAATAATCTTCGAAATACCGGACCATAAGAACTGGAGGAGAGACCAGTGAAGTACAAGGAACGCTATTTCATAGGGGACATGAGCAAAATCTGTAACATCTCCAAAAAAGCACTGCGTTATTACGATCAGATTAATCTCATCCCCTCACAGCGACACGATTACAATAACTACAGGTATTACACCCGGGAATCCCTGCTCTCAGTCCCGGTTATCAAATATTACAAGCAGATGGGTTTCACTCTCGAAGAGATGAAGGAATTCATTGAGGGCAGCGCGCAACACGTATTCAAATCCATACAGCACTCGTTCCGGGCCAAAATCAGGGAACTTGAGGACGAGCAGGAAAAAATCCGCCGCAGGCACGTATCGGTCAAAGACTGGTATGAACTGGTCCGCGAAGCGGAAATGGTAATCGACAACAACATAAACGAAGTTTCAATCAAGTACATTGAGAGCAACGACCTGCTCTTTCAGGACCAGAAATTTGAAGACGACCTGCAATGGTCGATCATCAATCTTGAATTCACCCAGCATGTGGAAGATGTGAATAACGAGATAACCGGCCCGGTCATCATCAACTTCTCATCACGCAAAAAACGCATCGAAGGCGAAGATCAAGAGATTAAGATGCTGCAAAAAACAGTTATTCCTTGCAGCGAAGAAAACACATATGAATTCGGCGGGGACATGATGCTCTCCTGTTACCATCTCGGAGCCCACGAAGACATCCATAAGACTTATATGAAAATGGAACGCTGGGCAGCCAACACAGGTTACATACTGAGTGAAGATTCCTTTGAACGGTTCGTAACCGATTACTGGACCACCAATAACAGTAAGAAATTTGTAACCGAAGTCCTGATCAAATGCTCGCGGCACGGCGATCAGGATTATTAGTCCCGCTCCTCAACACGCATTAAATATCGGCCTGCTTCACTTTTGGAGCAGGCCTTTTTTATGAACCTGTCCATTTTTTATGGACACTGGGGTCGGACATTTTTTAACATCCAAGACTCATCAATCCCCATAAATGAGGAAGACCAATGCCCCCCGTAGCTGAAATAAATTTCAAAGACTACCGCAGTTCCGTAAAAAAGGCACTGGACAGAATTGAAGCAGCCGAAGCTATTGCCACTGAAAATAGAATCCTGCTCAAACCCAATCTGGTTAATGCTTCCACACCCCCGGTGACTACTGAGCCTGAATTCTGCCGCGCGGTAATTGAATACGTACAGGCAGCCAACCCGGACGCGGAAATAGTAATCGGCGAAGGATGCGGGGATTTGAATTATGAAACTGATGAAATATTCAAGCTGCTCGGCTATGAAAAACTGGCTGAAGAATACGGAATAGAGCTGCTGGACCTGAATCACGCCCCGCTTTGTGAGAAAAAACTTGAAGGGGCCAAAGTCTTCCCGACCATCTTCCTGCCGGAGATCGCTTTCAGTCATAAGATCATTTCCCTGCCCAACCTCAAGGCCCATTCGCTGGCCGGGATAACCGGGGCCATTAAAAATATGATGGGCTTTGCGCCCCCGGCCCATTACAACGCCGGAAGCTGGAAAAAATCATTTTTTCATCAGCAGATGCAGCAATCGGTGAGGGAATTGAATATGTTCATTCCACCGTGGCTCTCAATTATGGACGCTAGCGTGGGGCTGGCAGAATATCATCTCGGCGGTGCGCTGTGTGACCCTGATCCTGAACTGGTCCTCGCCAGCTTCGATGCGCAGGCCCTTGACCGCAGGGCCGCGGAAATCCTCGGCCTCAACTGGCGGGATATCGGTCACCTGCGCTAATAAGCGGACTAAATAAATCGGCGCAAAAATTTCACACATCTGTTTCTCTTTTAAGCGAACCTGTAAGGTGGTATGTCTTTGCGCATATCACCTTATTTTATGATAAAAGGATTGCCATGAATAATAAGAAATGGGGGGAGACGGAAAAGAGCCAGTGGCTGGCCGAAGTCTCTCTTGAGAAAAACTATAAGCAAGATGTTTTGGACAGAATATCTGGATTGCCGGATTCATTCCGCGTGGAAAAATACGGTCAGCTGTCCCACGATCAGTCGCGTTACCCGCTTTATGCGCTTCTATCCGCTGATTGGTCTGCAAAGCTGCCCACCGCGCTGATCACCGCCGGGGTACAT contains:
- a CDS encoding BMC domain-containing protein is translated as MNSLGFIETKGLLAAIEGADAMLKAAAVNLLEKNISGGGLVTITVCGEVSAVQASVEAGAAAIARIEGAELVSRHVIARPYDELEKIIATSVPVAKAEEISREVAQSPASAAEQTQPAPAEEKVETLESPKKESEAPAVQEFAPEAPVAPEVKEVAPAEEDPKYRAAELRKMKISKVRQIARNLDGISLTNEEVKKATKKTLIDAIINVTRQIEE
- the eutM gene encoding ethanolamine utilization microcompartment protein EutM, with product MSSLNALGMIETKGLVGAVEAADAMVKAANVTLVGKTQVGGGLVTVMVRGDVGAVKAATDAGAAAAQNVGELISVHVIPRPHGEVEIILPKSEG
- the cutD gene encoding choline TMA-lyase-activating enzyme, encoding MIERKAQIFNVQKYNMHDGPGVRTLVFFQGCPLRCEWCSNPEGQYKRYQILYKQDQCVNCGNCVSVCPAGVHKMDGAGKHFIDRDAECVGCRKCEHACLQSALAIVGESKSISELVEMIEEDRPFYETSGGGVTLGGGEVLAQPEAAASLLQACKQRGINTAIETCGYARPEVIEKVAPFVDLFLYDVKHMNSERHREITGVRNEMILQNLIWLLENRNNVKIRMPMLKGVNDGEEEVLQLVKMLKPYQDLKNFKGVDLLPYHKMGVNKYTQLGWEYPVEGDPKLSNADLERIEQAISKYNFPVSVVRH
- the cutC gene encoding choline trimethylamine-lyase; this encodes MDLQSFSNKLAEATKNLTDTERASLKKIFEGVSAEVFKEKAEQSAAAVSCTETKGIPNGPTDRHVKLKENFLKQVPSISVESARVMTEITKEFPGLPAAILRGKSFKASCEQAPLVIQDNELIVGNPSGAPRRGSFSPEIAWRWMKDELETIGSRPQDPFHISEEDKKYMKEELFPFWENKSIDEYCEGQYREAGLWELSGESYVSDCSYHAVNGGGDSNPGYDVILMKKGMLDIKAEAQAHLDNLDYENPDDLDKIYFYKSVIDTAEGVMIYAKRMSEYAAEKAAQETDPKRKAELLKISEVNARVPAHKPETFWEAIQAVWTVESLLVVEENQTGMSIGRVDQYMYPYFKADLEAGRMTEYEAFDLAGCMLIKMSEMMWITSEDASKFFAGYQPFVNMCVGGVTREGYDATNDLTYLLMDAVRHVKVYQPSLATRVHNKSPHEYLKKIVDVIRSGMGFPAVHFDDAHIKMMLAKGVSMEDARDYCLMGCVEPQKSGRLYQWTSTAYTQWPICIELVMNHGVPLWYGKQVCPDMGSLESYDTYEKFEGAVKEMIKYVTKWTSVATVISQRVHREHAPKPLMSLMYEGTMESGLDVASGGAMYNFGPGVVWSGLATYADSMAAIKKLVYEDKKYTLAQMNEALVAEFKGFDQMKADCLAAPKYGNDDDYADMIAADLVHFTETEHRKYKTLYSVLSHGTLSISNNTPFGQLLGASANGRDAWMPLSDGISPTQGADYKGPTAVIKSVSKMANDLMNIGMVHNFKIMSGLLDTPEGENSIITLMRTASALGNGEMQFNYLDNATLLDAQKHPEKYRDLVVRVAGYSAFFVELCKDVQDEIISRTMMNAI
- a CDS encoding acetaldehyde dehydrogenase (acetylating); the encoded protein is MVDKDLLSIQEARSLVRAAKTAQADLVEMTQEQVDGIVKAISEAAYAQAESLAALAVEETGFGKVQDKKTKNVLASQSLYEAIKDMKTIGVLCDDKEKKIVEIAVPMGVIAGIVPSTNPTSTTIYKSMIALKSGNAIVFTPHPSAKKCIGKTVEIIRSVLHDCGVSEDLVSVMSVPTIQGSGELMKVSDLILATGGPGMVKAAYSSGTPALGVGAGNVPAYIERSADIKDAVTKIFASKTFDNGTVCASEQSIITESCIAEQVKAEVIAQGGYFLYGEDLTKVKAVMERGNGSMNPAIVGRDAGYIAKLAGISVPAGTRLLVSDEKGVGHKYPFSKEKLTALLGFYVVEDWKGACEMCHALLENGGIGHSLAIHSKNEEVIREFGMKKPVSRMLVNTPSTHGAVGLTTSLFPSFTLGCGTVGGSSTSDNVTPLNLMNVRRMAYDLGNFSCESAPAAHASDSESIDVQAITAMIVEQLKQMV
- a CDS encoding aldehyde dehydrogenase family protein yields the protein MIVDNDLLSIQQARILAEVAHEAQKKLATFPQEKLDEIVEHLADAVEEHAEELALMSHEETDGGKWQDKLVKNRFVCNQVRKELRGMRCVGVINEDPQKKITDIGVPVGVIAALCPVTGPVSTTIYNTLIAIKSGNGVIFSPHPGAVKSIGRVLDIMIEAGEACGLPEGCLSYLETVTKSGTCELMNHRNISLVMVTGVPGMIEYAQKTGKPVIYGGTGNGPAFIERSADIGQAVKDIIASKTFDNGIAPSAEQSIVVDSCVAHDVRLSLNSCGAYFMSESEAEALAALFIAPDGQRRKGMAGQAAQTLARRAGFSVPENTTVLVAERKYVSDTDPYYREFLSPVLALYVEDDWMHACEKCIELLLHERNAHTLVIHSADEDVILQFALKKPVGRLLVNTPAAFGGMGATTNLFPSMTLGSSSAGFGITSDNVSPMNLIYIRKVGCGVRRAEDVLGQNGQTGDQYKTKVNDSNMVQVIQQILQTAIEAIDDPADR
- a CDS encoding BMC domain-containing protein; the protein is MRYQGEEALGLIETLGMVPSIGGADQMLKTADVKLVGYENIGSTLVAVMVKGDVAAVKASVDAGAATAAEIGELTAQNVMPRPIRGVGDIVSVHGVETTDDTDYSGPRPRAMGLIETFGIVFILEAADAMMKAADVELIGYENVASGYISVLVQGDVAACQAAVEAGVKAVEQMEAKVYASLVIPTPHRDLEQITKIYAIDNLLP